The Hippea alviniae EP5-r region TATCCCTGCAAAGGTTATAAAGAAAGAGAAGATTGATAAAAAGGTTGACCTTGAGCATACAAAACTGCCGGATGTCGAAGGTAAGGTTATAAGGTATCTGTTGCACAGAATTGAGGAGCTTGAGAAAGAGATATCGGCTTTAAGAGAAGGAAAGCCTGAAGAGATAGAGAAGGAAAGAAAAAAGGAAGCAGAAGAGCTTAAGAAGATAGAGAAGTATATTAAAAGTTATGAGATAGAAGGCATAGATTAGTTTTTGTATGTTGATTTAGGATAAGAGCCTAAGATTTTTAAAAATACGGTCAGATTTTCTATCTTAGAGAGTGCATCTTGCAGGTTTTTGTCCTGAATATGCCCTTCCACATCAACATAGAAGATGTATGAGAAGCTCTTTTGTCTTGATGGACGGGATTCTATGCGTGTTAGATTGATTTTATTGTCGTAGAATGGTTTTAATATCTCATACAGTGCACCAACCTTATCTTTTATCGAGAACATAAACGATGTCTTGTCGTTGCCTGTGGGTTTAGGTATGTTTTTGCCTATAACAAGAAAGCGTGTTGTATTGTTTGTTTTATCTTCTATGCCGCTTGCCAAGATGTTAAGATTATAGATTTCGCTTGCGGCTTTGCTTGCTATAGCCGCAGCAGAACTATCCTTCTCTGCTATTTTGGCTGCTTTGGCTGTTGAGACAGTTTCAAACAGTGGAACATTGGGCAGGTGTTTTTTTAACCAGCTTTTGCATTGACCAAGAGCGTTGGGATGAGAGTATATTGCCTTTATCTCTTGCAGAGACTTTGCCTTTGAGAGAAGGTTGTGATGAATGTCTATATATATTTCTGAGACTATCTTCACATTTGAGTTTGTAAACATATCGAGCGTATAGTGAACAACACCTTCTATAGAGTTTTCAATTGGAACGACGCCAAAATCTGCCCTATCTGCTTCAACATCCATAAACACATCTTCAATCGATTCTTCGGCTATGTAATGCAGGGAAAGGCCGAATCGCTCGATTGCCGCCTGATGTGTGAAGGTGGCTTCAGGTCCTAAATAGCTAATGGTTAAAGGCTCTTCCAGTCTTATAGAAGCACTCATTATCTCTCTGAAGATGTTTTTTAGGCTTTTTTTGGGAAACTCTCCATTGGGCAGCTCTTCAATCATCTTGTATATCTTTGCTTCTCTGTCGGGAGAATAAAAGGGCAGACCACTTTTTTGCTTTAGCCTGCCCACTTCCTTTACTAAGACAGCACGCTTATTTAGAAGCTCTATGATTTTTTTATCTATATCACTTATGTTTTTTCTTAGCTCTTCAAGTTTTACAGAAATTGCGTTGTCATCTTTCTCCATTTTTCCCATCTCTTCTGAATGAGTTTCTTTTTTGAGAGTCCAAGCAACTCTTCGAAACTTCTCAAAATAAAGTCTTTTACATTTTCTGCTATCTTATCGTAATCTCTATGCGCTCCACCTAAAGGCTCCTCTATTATTTCATCAATTACGCCGAGCTCATATAAATCTTTTGCTCCCACTCTCATTGCCTTTGCAGCATCGATTGAATGTTCTGTATCTCTCCATAGGATTGATGAGCAACCTTCTGGCGATATAACGCCGTATATTGCAAACTGCAGCATTCCGACTCTGTCGCCTGCTGCAATAGCCAAAGCACCACCAGAGCCACCTTCACCTGTTACAACAACCACAATTGGCACTTCTGTTTCAAACATCATTTTTAGGTTTGTGGCTATGGCTTCGGATTGACCTCTCTCTTCTGCTCCAATACCTGGGTATGCTCCGGGTGTGTCAACAAATGTTATAATAGGTATGTTAAACTTCTCTGCTAACTTCATTATGCGCTGGGATTTTCTGTATCCTTCTGGGTTTGCCATACCGAAGTTTCTGTAAAGGTTGTCTTTTGTGTTTTTGCCCTTTTGATGGCCTATGATTGCAACCCTTTGTCCATCTATATAGCCAAAACCCGTAACAATAGCCTTATCGTCTGCAAATCTTCTATCGCCGTGAATCTCTGTAAAGTCATCAATAATTCTTTCTACATAATCCAGGGTGTATGGTCTGTTTGGATGCCTTGCTATTTTTATTATCTTGTCTATGGAGAGATTTTCAAACTCCCTTTTTAATATCTGATTTTTCTTCTCTTCGAGTTTCCTTATCTCGTCAAGAACATCTATATTACGCTCTTCGGCCATCTTTTTAAGGTTGGCTATCTGCTCTTCTATCTCATAGATGGGCTTTTCGAAGTCCAAGGTAAACATTTAAAGCCCTCCTTATTGTTCTTTATATAGTTCAAACGCATCATGCAATGCTCTTACTGCAAGCTCTGTATATTTTTCATCTATAAGACAAGATATTTTAATTTCTGAGGTTGTAATTGCCCTTATGTTTATGTTTTCAGTTGCCAAGGTGTTGAACATTTTCGCTGCAACACCTGGATGTGAACGCATACCGACACCAACAATAGATACCTTTGCCACATCCTTATTTATGCTTACTTCTCCAGCGTTTAGCTCTTTTGATAAGTTTTGCAGTATTTCAAACGCCTTATCTGCGTCGTCTCTTGGAACCGTAAAAGATATGTCCGTTGTTTTACCATCATCACTAACATTCTGGACAATCATGTCAACATTGATGTTGTTTTTGGCTATCTCATCAAATATCTTTGCTGCAACACCTGGTTCATCCTTAACCTTGTTTATCTTGAGCCTTGCCTGATTTTTGTCGTGTGCCACCCCAGAAACAACGATTTTCTCCATCTCTTTGTCCTCCTTTGTTACTAAGGTTCCCGGATTAAATGTGAAGCTTGATAGAACCATGATCGGCACATTGTATTTCATGCCAAACTCAACAGAACGTATTTGAAGCACCTTAGCACCCAAGCTTGCAAGCTCCATCATCTCTGAATAGCTGATTTTATCCAGCTTTCTGGCATTATTAACGATTCGTGGGTCTGCTGTATAGATGCCGTCGACATCGGTGTATATCTCACACATATCAGCCTTTAATGCTGCTGCTATGGCAACGGCTGTTGTATCTGAGCCGCCTCTTCCCAAGGTTGTTACATCTCCTGTTGTCTCACTAATTCCCTGAAATCCTGCAACAATAACTATCTCTCCATTATCCAAATGTTCAAATATTCTTTTAGCATCAATTGATTTTATTCGTGCTTTTGTATGTATCTCGTCTGTTACGATGCCACACTGCCTTCCTGTCATTGCAACAGCTTTAGCACCAATCTCATTTAATCTTATGGCAACAAGGGCACTTGAGATTCTCTCACCGCTGGACAAAAGTAAGTCCATCTCTCTTTCGCTTGGTCTTTTTGATAGTTCTTTTGCCATTTTAATTAATTTATCTGTTTCGCCAGCCATTGCAGATACAATGGCGACTACCTTATTACCTTTTTCTGCTGTTTCTTTAATGTGTTGGGCTACGACTTTAATGCGTTCAATAGAGCCAACGCTTGTTCCACCATACTTCTGAACAATCAGAGCCATTTTAAATCCCTCCTAAATAAGGATTTCCCTTTTCCCCCTGTGGTCGGGTTTTGACAGTATACCTTTTTTCTCCATTTGTTCAACAATTCTTGCAGCTTTATTGTATCCTATCTTTAATTTTCTTTGCAAATACGAAATTGACGGATTGCCACCTTCTTTTATTACCCTGACGGCTTCTTCAAACATCGGGTCTAACTCTTCGTCATTTTCGGTTATGCCCACTATCTCTTTTGTTGCTTCAATTAGCTCTTCGTTGTATTCTGGCGAGCCTTGTGATTTTACAAAGTCTGTTACTCTTTTTATCTCGTTATCGCTTATAAATGCTCCGTGAACCCTAATTAAGCTTGCAGCACCGGGTTGCATAAACAACATATCTCCCATACCGAGTAAGGCTTCAGCACCTTGCTGGTCTAAAATTGTTCTTGAATCAACCTTAGATGTTACCTTGAATGAGATTCTTGCAGGGAAGTTTGCCTTGATTAATCCGGTTATAACATCGACGCTTGGCCTTTGTGTTGCAACGATTAGGTGAATACCGCTTGCCCTTGCCTTCTGAGCTAATCTTTCGATATACATCTCAACCTTTTTGCCACTTGCCATCATTAAATCTGCAAGCTCATCAACTACAACGACGATATAGGGCATGGGTGGATAATCTATACTGCCTGCTTTTGCCTTTTTATTGAAACCTTCAATATTCCTTACGCCTGTCTCGTTCATTATTTTGTATCGTGTCTCCATCTCGTTTACCAGAGCGCTCAAGGCTGCTGCTGCCTCTTTTGGGTCTGTAACGACGGGCATCATCATATGCGGGATGCCGTCATACATGGAAAGCTCCAAAATCTTCGGGTCAATCATGACGAACTTTACTTCCTTTGGCGTAGCTTTGTATAGGATGCTTACAATCATCGTATTGAGCGATACGCTTTTGCCCGAACCTGTTGCACCAGCAATCAGAAGGTGTGGCATTCTTGTTAAGTCCGTTACAAATACATTGCCAACCGTATCTTTGCCTAAGCCGAGCGTTAGTTTGCTCGTTGAGTTCATAAATGTTTTTGATGCGATAATCTCCTTCATATAGACGGTTTTTCTCTGTTTGTTTGATATCTCAATACCAACAGCTGCCTTGCCTGGAATGGGAGCTATGATTCTAACTGACATCGCTTCCATTGCCAAAGCTAAATCGTTGTAAAGGTTAGCTATCTTGCTGATTTTTATGCCGGATTTGGGTCTAAACTCATACATAGTGACGACAGGGCCTGGTTTTACACCAACAACCTTGCCATCGACACCAAAGTGTCTGAGTTTCTCTTCTAACTTTCTTGCACTCTCTTCTATCTCTTGCCTGTTAAACTCTTCATCGCCAATCTGGATAGGTTCATCCAAAAGTTCAATAGACGGAAATGTATATCCGTCTTCTGCTTCTCTTTCGGTTTTTTCTGTCTCTGTCTCGTCTTTTTTCTCTAAATACTCTGTATCTATTCTGATTGAACTTGTGTTTTCTGGGTTGGTTTTTTCTGTTTTTTCTTTAGGCTGTTCTTTTGGTTGTTCTTGTTGTTTTTCTTCTAAAGTCTCTTTATGAGTCTTGCTGTTTGTTATTCTCTCTTTGTCGTTTTTTTTTACTTCTTTGTTCTCTTTTTTTGGAATGAGAGAGATAAGAAAGACAAAAAACTCCTTTTGGGCTATGTATAAAATGGCAAATGAGAGCGGCAAAAATATAATGAATGTGCCTATTTTACCCAAGAAGAATATAACCGATGAGCCAACCATATAACCTATACTGCCGCAGATAAAGAAGCCGTGATTTATAAGGTTTGCCCTGTTTATCGAAACTGTTGCATATAGCACAATGTCAAAAAAGATTATAAATAGAAGTGAAAAGAGTATGCTTCTTATGTATTTTAATGGGCTTTTAGCAAAAGAGAAAAGGCTTAGCGCCATAAAAAGCGGAATAAGAAAAGCCAAAATGCCAAACCTGTTTAAAAGGAAGAATGATAGCTTTGCTCCAAAGAGTCCTATGAAGTTTTTTATGTTCTGATATGGATAAAAGATATCACTAAAGTGATAAGAAACAAGGGCTAAGACTATGATGAGTGCCAAAAAGAGATTGATTAAAGGAAAAGGTTTTAGTTTTTTCATTTAAATCTCCATTATTATTGGCAGAACCATCGGATTTCTCATGAGTTTTTTGTGTAAAAACTTGTTCATCGCCTTTCTGATTTTTTTCTTTATTTCGTATGCGTCTGTTCTTAAATCTATATTGCTTTGGTTTATTAGGTTTTTTACCATCATAGTTGCTTCGTGTAAAAGCTTTTGGGATTTCTCTTCATACAGCAGACCCTTTGTTATAATCTCTGGATTGCTTAAAAGTTCACCCGTTGTGTTGCTTACCGTAACAATGACAACGACAAACCCGTCTGTTGAGAGTTTCATTCTGTCTCTGATTACAACATCTTCAACATCTCCAACACCCTTGCCATCAACAAACACTCTGCCTGTTCTTATCTTTCCATCGACTTTAACGCCATCCTTTGTTATCTTGAGTATATCGCCGTTATCTATGTTGAATATGTTTTGTGGCTTTATGCCCAGCTCTTGAGCTATCTTTGCGTGCTGCCTTCTCATCATGTATTCGCCGTGTATGGGCATAAAGTATTCAGGTCTTACCATGTTTATCATTAGTTTTAACTCTTCCTGTGATGCATGGCCTGAGACATGGACATTGGAATTGCCTTCATAAAAGACATCAGCACCCTTGCGGGAGAGCGTGTTTATGATTTTTAGGATAGCCCTTTCGTTGCCGGGTATTGCTTTGGCTGAGATAACAACTGTGTCTGTTGGTTTTATCTTAATCTTTTTGTGTTCGCCTAACGCTATACGGGATAATCCACTCATCGGTTCGCCTTGAGAACCTGTTGTTACGATTATGACTTCTTTGTCTGGGTATTTGCAGATATCGTCTTCGCTTATTAAGACATTTTCTGGAACCTTTAAATATCCAAGCTCCATAGCTATGGTTGCATTTTGTATCATACTTTTTCCGGTTATGCAGACTCTTTTATTCGTCTCGACGGCTGTATTTATAACCTGCTGTATTCTGTGTATGTTTGATGCAAATGTGACAAGCAGGATTCTGCCTTTGGCATTTGAGAATATATCAAAGAACCCTTTTTTTATCTCTTTTTCAGAGCCTGTAAATCCTTTGGCTGTAGCGTTTGTGCTATCACTTAAAAGCAGCTTTACACCGCGAGAACCATACTCTGAAAATTTGAGCATGTCGAACGGCTTACCATCAACGGGCGTCTGGTCTATTTTGAAATCACCCGTATGAATAATAACGCCCACATCCGTTGTTATTGCAAAACCGACGCCATCAACAATTGAGTGTGTTGTTCTGATAGGCTCTATCTTAAAATCACCGATTGTGAACTTTTTTGATGGTTCTATCTCAATCATCTCTATGTTTGTTAAATCAAACTCCTTTAGTTTTGCCTTTACAAGGCCAAGCGTAAGTTTTGTGCCGTATATAGGCACCTTTATGTTCTGAAGTAGATAAGGAATTGCTCCCACATGGTCTTCATGTGCATGAGTTAGAACTAACGCTCTGAATTTATCCTTGTTTTCATAAATGTATGTGAAGTCAGGTATTACGATATCGACACCTAACATATCTTCTTCTGGAAACATTAACCCTGCATCTATCAGGATTAGGTCGTTTTCAGTCTCAAATACGGTTGAGTTTATGCCTATCTCGTCTAATCCACCCAAAGCTATGATTTTTACGAATTCTGCCATTCTTCTCTCCAGAGATAATAGATTTCATCCAAACTTAAATCGGATGGTCTTTTATGTGCAAACTCTTCTCTCACAGAGAAGGGTTTTAAGTTATTTTTCACGGTTTTTCTTGGATATGAAAATAGTTTATCGATAAATTTAAAAAAGCTGTTATCTATTTGATAACTGCTCTTTTTTCTTTTGAACTTAACAACGCTTGATACGACCTTTGGTTTTGGTTTAAATGAGCCTGCAGAGACATTGAACAGCTTTGCTGTGTCGTAATAGAGCTGACATAAAACACTGAATTTTGAAAACTCCTTTGTTTGTGGTTTTGCCGTTATGGTATCTGCAACTTCTTTTTGAACCATAAAAACCATCTTTGGTATAAAATCAAACTGTAAAACGAAATTCTTTATTATAGCTTTTGCTGAGTTGTATGGCAGGTTGCCACATATAACAGCTTTTCTTTTTATCTTAAGGTGCGCTGCATCCCCTCCTATCAGATAAAAATTCTTACCTTTGAACTTTTCTTTTAGATAGCCAAAAAGCTCCCTGTCCAACTCAACGCCGATAACTGTTCTATTATCGACTAAAAGCTTTTCGGTTAGGGCTCCCTTGCCAGGCCCAATCTCAATGATTAGAGATTCACCTTCGCACTGCTTAGCTATTTTAAGGGCAACACCTTCGTTTATTAAGAAGTGTTGCCCGAGCTGTTTCTTTGCTTCCATCGTGCCATTCTGTATGCCTGATTGACGGCTTCTGAGAAACTTCTGTGGCTTGCTATGAATCTGCCAGCTATGTCAAAAGCCGTTCCGTGATCTGGCGATGTTCTTATTATGGGTATGCCGAGCGTTATGTTTACGCTTGTGTCGAAGTATAACGCCTTCAAAACACTCAATCCCTGATCGTGATACATGCTTATGAAACAATCATAATCGCTGCGTCTGTCTTTGACGAATATGGTGTCGGCAGAGAATGTGCCTTCAACATCTATTCCTTCGCTTTGAGCCTGCCTGATTGCAGGTATTATCTCTTTTTCTTCTTCATCACCCAAAAGACCACCTTCTGAGTTGTGCGGGTTTAGACTTGCAACGGCTATTCTTGGTTTTGGCATGCCATACCACTTCTTTAAATCGTCGTTTACTATCTTTATCGTTT contains the following coding sequences:
- the pheA gene encoding prephenate dehydratase, translating into MEKDDNAISVKLEELRKNISDIDKKIIELLNKRAVLVKEVGRLKQKSGLPFYSPDREAKIYKMIEELPNGEFPKKSLKNIFREIMSASIRLEEPLTISYLGPEATFTHQAAIERFGLSLHYIAEESIEDVFMDVEADRADFGVVPIENSIEGVVHYTLDMFTNSNVKIVSEIYIDIHHNLLSKAKSLQEIKAIYSHPNALGQCKSWLKKHLPNVPLFETVSTAKAAKIAEKDSSAAAIASKAASEIYNLNILASGIEDKTNNTTRFLVIGKNIPKPTGNDKTSFMFSIKDKVGALYEILKPFYDNKINLTRIESRPSRQKSFSYIFYVDVEGHIQDKNLQDALSKIENLTVFLKILGSYPKSTYKN
- a CDS encoding acetyl-CoA carboxylase carboxyltransferase subunit alpha, whose protein sequence is MFTLDFEKPIYEIEEQIANLKKMAEERNIDVLDEIRKLEEKKNQILKREFENLSIDKIIKIARHPNRPYTLDYVERIIDDFTEIHGDRRFADDKAIVTGFGYIDGQRVAIIGHQKGKNTKDNLYRNFGMANPEGYRKSQRIMKLAEKFNIPIITFVDTPGAYPGIGAEERGQSEAIATNLKMMFETEVPIVVVVTGEGGSGGALAIAAGDRVGMLQFAIYGVISPEGCSSILWRDTEHSIDAAKAMRVGAKDLYELGVIDEIIEEPLGGAHRDYDKIAENVKDFILRSFEELLGLSKKKLIQKRWEKWRKMTTQFL
- a CDS encoding aspartate kinase is translated as MALIVQKYGGTSVGSIERIKVVAQHIKETAEKGNKVVAIVSAMAGETDKLIKMAKELSKRPSEREMDLLLSSGERISSALVAIRLNEIGAKAVAMTGRQCGIVTDEIHTKARIKSIDAKRIFEHLDNGEIVIVAGFQGISETTGDVTTLGRGGSDTTAVAIAAALKADMCEIYTDVDGIYTADPRIVNNARKLDKISYSEMMELASLGAKVLQIRSVEFGMKYNVPIMVLSSFTFNPGTLVTKEDKEMEKIVVSGVAHDKNQARLKINKVKDEPGVAAKIFDEIAKNNINVDMIVQNVSDDGKTTDISFTVPRDDADKAFEILQNLSKELNAGEVSINKDVAKVSIVGVGMRSHPGVAAKMFNTLATENINIRAITTSEIKISCLIDEKYTELAVRALHDAFELYKEQ
- a CDS encoding FtsK/SpoIIIE family DNA translocase translates to MKKLKPFPLINLFLALIIVLALVSYHFSDIFYPYQNIKNFIGLFGAKLSFFLLNRFGILAFLIPLFMALSLFSFAKSPLKYIRSILFSLLFIIFFDIVLYATVSINRANLINHGFFICGSIGYMVGSSVIFFLGKIGTFIIFLPLSFAILYIAQKEFFVFLISLIPKKENKEVKKNDKERITNSKTHKETLEEKQQEQPKEQPKEKTEKTNPENTSSIRIDTEYLEKKDETETEKTEREAEDGYTFPSIELLDEPIQIGDEEFNRQEIEESARKLEEKLRHFGVDGKVVGVKPGPVVTMYEFRPKSGIKISKIANLYNDLALAMEAMSVRIIAPIPGKAAVGIEISNKQRKTVYMKEIIASKTFMNSTSKLTLGLGKDTVGNVFVTDLTRMPHLLIAGATGSGKSVSLNTMIVSILYKATPKEVKFVMIDPKILELSMYDGIPHMMMPVVTDPKEAAAALSALVNEMETRYKIMNETGVRNIEGFNKKAKAGSIDYPPMPYIVVVVDELADLMMASGKKVEMYIERLAQKARASGIHLIVATQRPSVDVITGLIKANFPARISFKVTSKVDSRTILDQQGAEALLGMGDMLFMQPGAASLIRVHGAFISDNEIKRVTDFVKSQGSPEYNEELIEATKEIVGITENDEELDPMFEEAVRVIKEGGNPSISYLQRKLKIGYNKAARIVEQMEKKGILSKPDHRGKREILI
- a CDS encoding ribonuclease J; amino-acid sequence: MAEFVKIIALGGLDEIGINSTVFETENDLILIDAGLMFPEEDMLGVDIVIPDFTYIYENKDKFRALVLTHAHEDHVGAIPYLLQNIKVPIYGTKLTLGLVKAKLKEFDLTNIEMIEIEPSKKFTIGDFKIEPIRTTHSIVDGVGFAITTDVGVIIHTGDFKIDQTPVDGKPFDMLKFSEYGSRGVKLLLSDSTNATAKGFTGSEKEIKKGFFDIFSNAKGRILLVTFASNIHRIQQVINTAVETNKRVCITGKSMIQNATIAMELGYLKVPENVLISEDDICKYPDKEVIIVTTGSQGEPMSGLSRIALGEHKKIKIKPTDTVVISAKAIPGNERAILKIINTLSRKGADVFYEGNSNVHVSGHASQEELKLMINMVRPEYFMPIHGEYMMRRQHAKIAQELGIKPQNIFNIDNGDILKITKDGVKVDGKIRTGRVFVDGKGVGDVEDVVIRDRMKLSTDGFVVVIVTVSNTTGELLSNPEIITKGLLYEEKSQKLLHEATMMVKNLINQSNIDLRTDAYEIKKKIRKAMNKFLHKKLMRNPMVLPIIMEI
- the rsmA gene encoding 16S rRNA (adenine(1518)-N(6)/adenine(1519)-N(6))-dimethyltransferase RsmA, with the protein product MEAKKQLGQHFLINEGVALKIAKQCEGESLIIEIGPGKGALTEKLLVDNRTVIGVELDRELFGYLKEKFKGKNFYLIGGDAAHLKIKRKAVICGNLPYNSAKAIIKNFVLQFDFIPKMVFMVQKEVADTITAKPQTKEFSKFSVLCQLYYDTAKLFNVSAGSFKPKPKVVSSVVKFKRKKSSYQIDNSFFKFIDKLFSYPRKTVKNNLKPFSVREEFAHKRPSDLSLDEIYYLWREEWQNS